Proteins encoded by one window of Lacipirellulaceae bacterium:
- a CDS encoding tetratricopeptide repeat protein, which translates to MSQSPTEAASISPEHPYAQGAAQLNRLVREGRSFSGKERNCAYLNTRGERFANVSTVSGLDFPDDGRAIAAGDWDFDGDVDFWVANRTGPQLRWMRNDLPTEHHFVALRLIGKQSNRDGIGATVRLYLPGNKVPLTKSLRAGEGYLAQGSKWLHFGLGDQQKVETLEIQWPSGAVDRVEGLNADGFYKLVEGQEKAIAWEPPRFDVVDAPKSREGLPSESSSTQVLLSLSAPLPPLRYDSPNGESLDASQTQDRPRLVNLWATWCQPCLVELKEWSKYESEFEAAGLDILALSVDAIAQDQSKSQAAPARVLERLGFPYESGTATTELLDILQLVNNAIFRDDHRRLPVPTSLLIDGEGNLAAVYKGGVDVDRLLADVRMLSISSNERERATLPFAGRWMGLPGPYRMAQLVDQMWEKEFEDEAVQLASRMPISRSDDQRATDEKLKVLRLLSRRFQAKGQTEAASKLLRSALEIRQTDGQSALQLGTLAAEQGEIQQAIRYFEIAVEQIDPPQVAAHLNLAMAYRKVKQPEKAEEQYRQSLLIDSKSASAHSGLGLLLAEQAKFSEAAQSFAKAVEAEPANTQHRMNLATAYLQLRQPEAALEAFDELLEIQPESLQAQSYAAEALASLGKLEEAVARLEKIVALEPKATQVWYRMGQLAMQGGKMADAVEFLERTHELAPKDPTIAGNLAWILATAPDDSVRNGKRAVELASMAVEATGRQSAQLLDALATAHAEAAEFEAAQRLANEALQRVGKDPAQRGLADAIRERLERFKRGEPFRLELPEAPEASAK; encoded by the coding sequence GTGTCGCAATCACCCACCGAAGCGGCGAGCATCTCGCCTGAGCATCCGTACGCGCAAGGAGCCGCTCAGCTCAACCGTCTGGTGCGCGAAGGCCGCTCATTCAGCGGTAAGGAGCGCAACTGCGCTTATTTGAATACCCGTGGCGAGCGGTTCGCCAATGTTTCGACGGTCAGCGGACTCGATTTCCCCGACGATGGACGTGCCATTGCCGCGGGCGACTGGGATTTCGATGGGGATGTTGACTTTTGGGTAGCCAACCGCACGGGTCCTCAGCTTCGCTGGATGAGGAACGACTTACCGACCGAACACCACTTCGTTGCCCTACGTCTCATTGGCAAGCAGTCCAATCGTGACGGCATTGGCGCGACGGTGCGCCTCTACCTTCCAGGCAATAAGGTTCCGCTGACGAAGAGCTTGCGCGCCGGAGAGGGCTACTTGGCCCAGGGTTCGAAGTGGCTGCACTTCGGATTGGGAGATCAGCAGAAGGTAGAAACGCTAGAGATTCAGTGGCCATCGGGAGCCGTCGATCGAGTCGAAGGACTCAATGCTGATGGGTTCTATAAGCTTGTAGAGGGCCAGGAGAAGGCAATTGCATGGGAGCCTCCGCGTTTTGATGTTGTAGACGCGCCCAAATCAAGAGAGGGACTTCCTTCGGAAAGCTCGAGTACCCAAGTCCTGTTGAGTCTTAGCGCCCCGCTGCCACCGTTGCGGTATGATTCCCCAAACGGTGAAAGCTTGGACGCCTCGCAGACGCAGGACCGGCCACGGTTAGTGAATCTCTGGGCGACTTGGTGCCAACCTTGTTTGGTGGAACTCAAAGAATGGTCGAAGTACGAGTCTGAGTTTGAAGCGGCAGGCCTGGATATTTTGGCCCTTTCGGTGGACGCGATTGCTCAAGACCAATCGAAAAGCCAGGCCGCCCCCGCCCGAGTTCTAGAAAGACTTGGTTTTCCTTATGAATCGGGCACCGCGACGACCGAGTTATTGGACATCTTGCAGTTGGTTAACAACGCAATCTTTCGTGACGACCATCGCCGTCTGCCAGTTCCAACTAGCTTATTGATTGATGGCGAAGGCAATCTGGCTGCCGTCTACAAGGGCGGCGTCGATGTGGACCGTCTCCTTGCGGACGTGAGAATGCTCTCCATAAGCTCCAATGAGCGAGAGCGTGCCACCCTGCCCTTTGCTGGTCGTTGGATGGGCCTTCCCGGGCCGTACCGCATGGCTCAATTAGTGGATCAGATGTGGGAGAAGGAATTCGAGGACGAGGCTGTCCAACTTGCGAGTCGGATGCCCATCTCCAGGTCTGACGACCAACGGGCAACCGATGAGAAACTGAAGGTTCTCAGGTTACTTAGCCGTCGCTTCCAAGCGAAAGGGCAAACTGAAGCGGCGAGCAAACTGCTTCGCTCGGCACTCGAAATCCGCCAAACTGACGGCCAATCGGCTCTGCAGCTAGGAACCTTAGCCGCAGAGCAAGGAGAGATTCAGCAAGCGATTCGCTACTTTGAAATCGCGGTTGAGCAAATCGATCCACCCCAGGTTGCGGCTCATCTGAATCTGGCGATGGCTTACCGTAAAGTAAAGCAGCCAGAGAAGGCAGAGGAGCAATACCGCCAGTCACTTCTTATCGACTCCAAATCAGCGAGCGCTCACTCAGGTTTAGGTTTACTACTAGCGGAGCAAGCGAAGTTCTCCGAAGCGGCCCAGAGTTTCGCGAAGGCCGTAGAAGCGGAGCCTGCGAACACGCAGCATCGAATGAATCTGGCAACGGCCTACCTTCAACTTAGACAACCAGAAGCGGCACTGGAGGCATTCGACGAGTTGCTTGAGATTCAGCCAGAATCACTCCAAGCCCAATCCTACGCGGCGGAAGCATTGGCTAGCTTAGGCAAATTGGAAGAGGCAGTTGCGCGACTAGAAAAAATTGTGGCGTTGGAACCTAAGGCGACCCAGGTTTGGTATCGAATGGGTCAACTGGCGATGCAAGGTGGCAAGATGGCCGATGCCGTTGAGTTTCTGGAACGCACTCACGAGCTCGCTCCTAAGGATCCAACGATTGCTGGCAACCTTGCTTGGATTCTGGCGACCGCACCGGACGACTCAGTAAGGAATGGCAAGCGTGCTGTCGAACTGGCCTCGATGGCAGTTGAAGCTACCGGCCGTCAGTCGGCTCAACTGCTCGACGCCCTAGCCACAGCCCATGCCGAAGCGGCTGAGTTCGAAGCCGCCCAGCGATTGGCAAATGAAGCTCTTCAACGAGTGGGCAAAGACCCCGCCCAGCGCGGGCTGGCCGACGCGATTCGAGAGCGGCTTGAGCGATTCAAGCGTGGTGAGCCTTTTCGACTTGAGCTGCCGGAAGCTCCTGAGGCTTCGGCGAAATAG
- a CDS encoding PEP-CTERM sorting domain-containing protein: MSFHYTRRISFAAATFALGLFVSSSSQAVVFQADPGAGPGQALYGEFGSDVGNTGTYDNYRKGGVSTPPGLPVAADDGNNLTATWTNATHGGPNPCCGNPGMFFGQTASSSSYDDSQLFLRSNTEAGNANNGDSTGRRQFDVRFGFTEDPSAWQAGKGANTGEWDLWTADHGSDTIYLQAQVGATDTPALLAPASTWQNNATPDTNQFVYINQSLMGQSGNTPASSLRDERDRDRFFKVNSTTWTENPEVLDNADSTNYVLTGVGPANATFDTNVAYDGDVAINWGMELNDPGATPGTQEAREVKFTINFGDIQFSQVFDPGDAGNAVTPNPTFDGGNTFQDGFFDWQNSYPVFFVAPNGGATGATMIMGFTNEATTPGDANGDGNIDGADFLQYQRDGDAGGIADWVGNYGNSLASVGAVPEPTSCVLFALGALSLAARRRK, from the coding sequence ATGAGTTTCCATTACACCCGTCGTATCTCTTTTGCTGCGGCGACGTTTGCGTTGGGGCTATTTGTTAGCTCGTCTTCGCAAGCTGTTGTCTTTCAAGCTGATCCAGGAGCCGGTCCTGGACAGGCATTGTATGGGGAATTTGGTTCCGACGTAGGCAACACAGGTACCTACGACAACTATCGCAAAGGTGGCGTTTCGACACCTCCTGGTTTGCCAGTTGCTGCCGATGACGGCAACAATCTTACCGCCACTTGGACCAACGCCACGCACGGTGGTCCCAACCCTTGTTGTGGCAACCCTGGCATGTTCTTTGGTCAGACCGCTTCGTCAAGCTCCTATGACGACTCGCAGCTTTTCTTGCGTAGCAACACTGAAGCGGGCAACGCCAACAATGGCGACAGCACTGGACGTCGCCAGTTTGATGTCCGTTTCGGATTCACTGAGGACCCATCAGCATGGCAAGCAGGTAAGGGCGCCAACACTGGTGAGTGGGATCTCTGGACTGCTGATCACGGCAGCGACACGATTTACTTACAGGCTCAAGTAGGAGCAACCGACACACCGGCGCTACTAGCCCCCGCTTCCACATGGCAAAACAATGCAACGCCTGATACCAACCAGTTTGTTTACATCAATCAGTCTTTGATGGGTCAATCGGGTAACACTCCAGCAAGTTCACTTAGAGACGAGCGAGATCGCGACCGTTTCTTTAAGGTGAATAGCACTACCTGGACCGAGAATCCTGAAGTTCTCGACAACGCCGACTCGACCAATTACGTCCTCACGGGCGTAGGCCCTGCTAATGCAACTTTTGATACGAACGTTGCCTATGATGGTGATGTGGCAATCAACTGGGGCATGGAACTCAACGATCCAGGCGCGACTCCTGGAACGCAAGAGGCTCGAGAAGTGAAATTCACGATTAACTTCGGCGATATTCAATTCTCCCAAGTCTTTGATCCAGGAGATGCCGGTAATGCGGTCACTCCGAATCCCACTTTTGATGGTGGTAATACTTTCCAAGATGGATTCTTCGATTGGCAGAACTCCTATCCGGTGTTCTTTGTCGCTCCGAATGGTGGAGCCACCGGTGCTACGATGATCATGGGCTTCACCAACGAAGCAACGACGCCTGGCGATGCCAATGGCGATGGCAACATCGACGGTGCTGACTTCCTGCAGTACCAGCGGGACGGTGACGCGGGCGGAATTGCCGATTGGGTAGGAAACTATGGCAATTCCTTAGCTTCTGTGGGTGCCGTGCCGGAGCCAACCAGTTGCGTCTTGTTCGCTCTGGGTGCTCTAAGCCTTGCAGCACGCCGCCGCAAATAG
- a CDS encoding PQQ-dependent sugar dehydrogenase produces MRFVKEIRLWLLASLSLVFALCPNLSQANLPIADPISGDIGTTSWSVALEDVITIPNSSGNNRPRLEFMTGGGAAGLAYVIDQRGKIYSFDPTASNPSSSLFFDVSTAVPNFRDGGQMGVRGLAFHPDFNNQGTDGYRKFYTSHSRFFGTGIVGNPTTFADPGFNNHYSVLGEWTTNANGTVNTGSYRELMRVAQPMGDHNIGQIGFNPNATNSSHADYGNLYITMGDGGSNAFPQTATDVNNHGQGLDEVFGSILRIDPLASGGSPYSVVTDNALNVNTSITNPRNLVWAYGLRNPHRFSFDTGGEQGMYISDIGQGNIEEVNLGANGANFGWGVREGTFVDTKDPFINNINQLDTLPANHTTDAFTYPVAQYDHQNQAVGTSNPAQPGNGAIAGGEVYRGSAVPQLKGMFIFGDFANNSARSLLLTLMNLFSVRTSQT; encoded by the coding sequence ATGCGTTTTGTCAAAGAAATCCGACTTTGGTTGCTTGCAAGCTTGTCGCTGGTGTTTGCTCTCTGTCCAAATCTTTCCCAGGCCAATCTTCCAATCGCTGACCCGATTAGCGGCGACATCGGCACAACTTCTTGGTCGGTTGCTCTAGAAGATGTGATCACCATTCCCAACAGTTCAGGCAATAATCGCCCTCGATTGGAATTTATGACTGGTGGTGGAGCTGCTGGCCTAGCCTATGTGATCGATCAGCGAGGCAAGATCTATAGCTTCGATCCTACGGCCAGTAACCCAAGTTCTTCTCTTTTCTTTGACGTCTCAACAGCCGTGCCTAACTTTAGAGATGGTGGGCAAATGGGGGTGCGTGGCTTGGCGTTCCATCCCGATTTCAATAACCAGGGCACCGACGGGTACCGCAAGTTCTATACATCACACAGTCGTTTTTTTGGTACTGGTATTGTCGGTAATCCAACCACTTTTGCTGACCCTGGATTCAACAATCACTACTCTGTGCTCGGTGAGTGGACAACCAATGCAAATGGAACCGTGAACACCGGCTCTTACCGTGAACTCATGCGTGTCGCTCAACCGATGGGTGATCACAACATCGGTCAGATTGGCTTTAACCCTAACGCCACCAACTCCAGCCATGCTGACTATGGAAATCTCTACATCACCATGGGGGACGGCGGAAGCAATGCCTTTCCGCAGACTGCAACGGACGTAAACAACCATGGTCAGGGCCTTGATGAAGTGTTCGGATCCATTCTGAGGATCGACCCGTTGGCGTCTGGCGGTAGTCCCTATTCCGTCGTGACCGACAATGCGCTGAATGTAAACACCAGCATTACCAATCCACGCAACTTGGTTTGGGCCTACGGGCTACGGAATCCTCATCGCTTCAGTTTCGATACCGGTGGCGAGCAGGGGATGTATATCTCGGATATCGGGCAGGGGAACATCGAGGAGGTCAACTTAGGAGCCAACGGTGCGAATTTCGGCTGGGGAGTTCGCGAGGGAACATTCGTTGACACGAAGGACCCATTCATTAACAACATCAACCAACTTGATACTCTGCCTGCCAATCATACGACGGACGCCTTCACCTATCCGGTTGCCCAATACGATCACCAAAACCAAGCGGTAGGAACCAGCAACCCTGCACAACCAGGCAATGGGGCGATTGCCGGTGGCGAAGTTTACCGCGGTTCCGCTGTTCCACAGTTGAAGGGCATGTTCATCTTCGGCGACTTCGCGAATAATTCGGCCCGCTCTTTGCTGTTGACGTTGATGAACTTGTTCAGCGTGAGGACTTCACAGACCTGA
- a CDS encoding PEP-CTERM sorting domain-containing protein (PEP-CTERM proteins occur, often in large numbers, in the proteomes of bacteria that also encode an exosortase, a predicted intramembrane cysteine proteinase. The presence of a PEP-CTERM domain at a protein's C-terminus predicts cleavage within the sorting domain, followed by covalent anchoring to some some component of the (usually Gram-negative) cell surface. Many PEP-CTERM proteins exhibit an unusual sequence composition that includes large numbers of potential glycosylation sites. Expression of one such protein has been shown restore the ability of a bacterium to form floc, a type of biofilm.): MAPYEELRLTFGGVEKTMLQAIRDASGNQGLGRTDIRLNIGPDGEFYVLNKRDGRIRRLVSVTGVLDGDTDRGGEVNGGDFLTWQQGNGASDAWSDGNFNGDDVIDGADLTIWGNNYGSTSAVASSSQVPEPSTVALLVSALLIAFCARPGKS; this comes from the coding sequence TTGGCCCCTTACGAGGAGCTGCGACTGACCTTTGGCGGCGTCGAGAAAACGATGCTTCAAGCCATTCGCGACGCTAGCGGAAACCAGGGGCTGGGTCGCACAGATATTCGGCTGAACATCGGCCCGGACGGCGAGTTCTACGTGTTGAACAAACGCGACGGGCGCATCCGCCGGCTTGTCTCCGTGACTGGGGTGCTGGACGGGGACACCGACCGCGGTGGTGAAGTCAACGGTGGCGACTTCTTGACCTGGCAGCAAGGCAACGGCGCGAGTGACGCCTGGAGCGACGGCAACTTCAATGGGGACGATGTGATCGACGGGGCCGACTTGACAATCTGGGGCAATAACTACGGAAGCACTTCAGCAGTAGCTAGTTCGTCTCAGGTGCCCGAACCGTCAACGGTTGCGCTGCTTGTCAGTGCATTGCTGATAGCTTTCTGCGCTCGACCCGGGAAATCGTAA
- a CDS encoding PQQ-dependent sugar dehydrogenase, with product MLSTQVAKQCHHFIETRFFGAIVFLTLVLGCSMATAQTLTPANPISGTIPATTFTLQLEEVIQLPDSAGGSNRFARVEQTSPLEDGSGRMITADQRGRVYTFTPGDANPTLFFDFGANIPNFANGNQQSGLRGFAFHPNAFGSPNAPGYRKMYTAHEITATNGTESHRSVVSEWTLNTGGTGVEAGSKRDLLTQSQPRGDHNIGKLGFNPNLSPTDADYGNLYISFGDGGNYRTDRGDTTLNPNGQNTTNFLGSILRINPLPTRAGAYTVPADNPFVGEAGINPEIWAYGLRNPHQFSWDTGGNGEMLIADIGQSNIEEVNIGVPGANYGWAVREGTFDMTGKLPGNPIAADVLPANHPSDPYTYPVVQYDHDFNNSGQDNAAIAGGFVYRGTQVSELRGKYVFGNFGSSTAFQDIYVVDVDQLQLRDDLTNLATFHDEFLAPIQRLQLVDGNGQPVSFLQLVRQKSGNFGQNRTDMRFGIDENGEIYISSKKDGTIRRFIGTPIPEPATAVIMLGALCLTVASRRRT from the coding sequence ATGCTTTCAACTCAAGTAGCGAAACAATGCCATCACTTCATCGAGACGCGATTTTTCGGAGCGATCGTTTTTCTGACTTTGGTGCTTGGTTGCAGTATGGCAACCGCTCAGACACTGACACCTGCAAATCCTATCTCGGGGACTATTCCAGCGACCACTTTCACCCTGCAACTTGAGGAAGTAATTCAATTGCCTGACAGTGCAGGGGGCAGTAATCGTTTCGCCCGTGTCGAGCAAACGTCGCCCTTAGAGGATGGTTCTGGCCGCATGATCACAGCAGATCAGCGGGGAAGGGTTTACACGTTTACTCCAGGTGATGCCAACCCCACGCTGTTTTTTGACTTTGGTGCGAACATTCCGAACTTCGCCAACGGAAATCAACAGTCGGGTTTGCGAGGCTTCGCCTTCCACCCAAACGCCTTTGGAAGCCCGAATGCTCCAGGGTATCGCAAGATGTATACCGCTCACGAGATTACTGCAACCAACGGAACAGAAAGCCATCGATCAGTGGTGAGCGAATGGACCTTGAACACAGGCGGAACTGGCGTCGAAGCCGGTAGTAAGCGAGATCTGCTCACGCAGTCGCAGCCACGAGGAGATCACAATATCGGGAAGCTGGGTTTCAATCCCAATCTTTCGCCTACCGATGCTGACTATGGTAATCTCTATATCTCGTTTGGCGATGGCGGGAACTACCGCACCGATCGAGGCGATACGACGCTCAATCCCAACGGCCAAAATACTACTAACTTCTTGGGCTCGATACTGAGAATCAACCCGTTGCCGACTAGGGCGGGAGCTTACACGGTGCCAGCGGATAATCCCTTCGTTGGAGAGGCGGGAATCAACCCTGAGATCTGGGCATACGGCCTGAGAAACCCTCACCAATTCAGCTGGGATACAGGCGGGAACGGCGAGATGTTGATCGCCGACATTGGCCAAAGCAACATCGAAGAAGTAAATATCGGCGTGCCGGGAGCCAACTATGGTTGGGCCGTCCGTGAAGGCACCTTCGACATGACAGGCAAACTCCCGGGCAACCCGATTGCCGCCGATGTGTTGCCGGCGAATCATCCGAGCGACCCCTACACGTATCCGGTCGTGCAGTACGATCACGACTTCAACAACAGCGGCCAAGACAATGCGGCAATCGCTGGCGGTTTCGTGTATCGGGGCACACAAGTTTCCGAGCTTCGTGGGAAGTATGTTTTTGGTAATTTTGGATCATCTACGGCCTTTCAAGACATCTATGTTGTTGATGTTGATCAACTTCAACTTCGGGACGATCTCACAAATCTCGCCACGTTCCACGACGAATTCCTAGCACCTATCCAGCGGCTTCAGCTGGTGGACGGCAACGGACAGCCCGTCTCGTTCTTGCAACTTGTGCGGCAGAAGAGTGGGAACTTTGGGCAGAATCGCACCGATATGCGATTCGGAATCGACGAAAACGGCGAAATCTACATCAGCAGCAAGAAGGACGGCACTATCCGACGATTCATAGGCACGCCTATCCCTGAGCCAGCCACTGCCGTGATAATGCTAGGAGCACTCTGTCTTACAGTTGCAAGCCGTCGACGAACTTAG
- the uraH gene encoding hydroxyisourate hydrolase — MSPITTHILDTALGKPAAGISVILYSGETEIGRGETNSDGRVTDLLPEGDMNPGTYRIRFEVAEYLAKSSTAAFYPFVDITFEVTEGEAHYHVPLLLSPFGYSTYRGS, encoded by the coding sequence ATGAGCCCAATCACTACCCATATACTCGATACGGCTCTCGGAAAGCCAGCTGCTGGCATCTCGGTGATTCTCTATTCGGGAGAAACTGAAATTGGCCGAGGCGAGACGAACTCCGATGGTCGTGTCACCGACTTGCTGCCTGAGGGCGATATGAATCCGGGAACCTACCGGATTCGTTTCGAAGTGGCTGAGTATCTCGCGAAAAGTTCGACGGCCGCCTTCTATCCGTTCGTCGACATCACCTTCGAGGTCACGGAGGGAGAAGCGCACTATCACGTGCCCCTATTGCTGTCGCCATTTGGATACTCGACGTACCGAGGGAGCTAG
- the uraD gene encoding 2-oxo-4-hydroxy-4-carboxy-5-ureidoimidazoline decarboxylase gives MNEQVLANLNSVSSEEAQGLLRQCCSSKWWCQEVAAARPFENESKLQTAVEQGFAAMPREAWLEAFACHPKIGDLESLKMKFAGNRQWSSGEQAGMAGVEEDTLLRFAQANEEYEKRFGYIFIVCATGKSAAEMLAMLEDRLQNDPDTELAIASGEQKKITQLRLQKMNL, from the coding sequence GTGAACGAACAAGTTCTTGCAAACCTCAACAGCGTTTCATCCGAAGAAGCGCAGGGCTTACTCCGGCAATGCTGCAGCTCAAAGTGGTGGTGTCAGGAAGTCGCTGCCGCGCGACCCTTTGAAAACGAATCAAAACTTCAAACAGCCGTCGAGCAAGGCTTCGCAGCAATGCCTCGAGAGGCTTGGCTCGAAGCGTTCGCCTGCCACCCGAAGATCGGCGATCTGGAGTCCTTGAAAATGAAGTTCGCCGGAAACCGCCAATGGTCTTCAGGCGAACAAGCAGGAATGGCGGGAGTGGAAGAGGACACACTCCTGAGGTTTGCGCAAGCGAATGAGGAATACGAAAAACGATTTGGTTACATTTTCATTGTGTGTGCAACGGGCAAGTCAGCGGCGGAGATGCTGGCTATGCTGGAAGACCGCCTCCAGAATGACCCTGACACCGAACTTGCCATCGCCAGCGGTGAGCAGAAGAAGATCACCCAACTAAGACTACAAAAAATGAACCTCTGA
- the allB gene encoding allantoinase AllB produces MTADHSKNSSDFSLRSRRVVTPEGERPASLVVRNGLIHEIADYDAPPTDDPTEDLGNLAILPGLVDPHVHLNEPGRTDWEGFLTGTAAAAAGGVTTLVDMPLNSTPVTTNAEALQAKRAAAGGKLAVDVGFHGGLVPGNESEIEGLVEADVLGVKAFLCHSGIDDFPAATEKELRAVMPLLAEHDIPLLVHAEIVSDVSPMANPTHYANYLATRPRKFERDAIELMIRLCRETGCRTHIVHLADAECLPMLEEARNEGLPLTVETCPHYLTFAAEEIPDGATQYKCAPPIRDAANREALWEGLAAGVIDFIASDHSPCPPEMKKLEEGRFDLAWGGISSLQLTLPITWTETSKRGHDLTTVVNWLSRKPAALVGLENGIAEGNEADLVVFDPNKEFKVCGAELKHRHPITPYEDRTLSGAVLRTYLRGQLASQGKGRAL; encoded by the coding sequence GTGACAGCCGATCATTCAAAGAACTCTTCCGACTTTTCCCTCCGCAGCCGCCGCGTGGTGACGCCTGAGGGCGAACGGCCTGCCTCGCTCGTGGTACGAAATGGCTTGATTCACGAAATCGCTGACTACGACGCACCGCCAACCGACGACCCCACGGAAGACCTGGGAAACCTGGCCATCTTGCCGGGGCTCGTTGACCCGCACGTTCATCTAAACGAACCCGGCAGGACCGATTGGGAAGGTTTTCTCACAGGAACCGCCGCTGCTGCTGCCGGTGGCGTGACGACGCTAGTGGACATGCCGCTCAATAGCACGCCGGTCACAACCAACGCGGAGGCTTTGCAGGCAAAGCGGGCTGCCGCTGGGGGCAAGCTGGCAGTCGACGTCGGCTTTCACGGCGGGCTGGTTCCTGGCAACGAAAGTGAGATCGAAGGTTTGGTTGAAGCCGACGTACTCGGGGTGAAAGCATTTCTCTGTCACAGCGGAATCGACGATTTCCCAGCGGCAACCGAGAAAGAACTGCGAGCCGTGATGCCGCTCTTGGCAGAACACGACATTCCGCTACTCGTTCATGCAGAAATCGTCAGTGACGTCTCTCCGATGGCCAACCCGACTCACTACGCCAACTACTTGGCGACCCGACCTCGCAAGTTCGAGCGCGACGCGATTGAACTGATGATCCGCCTCTGTCGAGAAACCGGCTGTCGCACGCATATCGTTCATCTTGCGGACGCAGAGTGTTTGCCGATGCTCGAAGAAGCACGCAACGAAGGCCTGCCTCTGACGGTCGAAACGTGCCCGCATTATCTCACCTTTGCTGCCGAAGAGATTCCCGACGGGGCTACCCAATACAAATGTGCCCCACCAATTCGAGATGCCGCGAACCGTGAAGCGCTCTGGGAAGGGCTAGCTGCGGGCGTGATTGATTTCATCGCCTCGGATCATTCACCCTGTCCGCCGGAGATGAAGAAGCTAGAAGAAGGACGCTTCGACCTGGCTTGGGGCGGCATCAGCTCGTTACAACTTACTTTGCCCATCACTTGGACGGAGACGAGCAAGCGAGGACATGATCTGACAACCGTCGTCAACTGGCTTAGTCGAAAACCAGCGGCTCTTGTAGGATTAGAAAACGGAATCGCCGAAGGAAATGAAGCTGATCTTGTCGTGTTCGATCCGAACAAGGAATTCAAAGTATGTGGTGCAGAACTGAAGCACCGTCATCCAATCACGCCTTATGAAGATCGAACGCTAAGTGGTGCCGTCCTGCGAACCTACTTACGTGGCCAGCTAGCCAGTCAAGGAAAGGGGCGAGCACTGTGA
- the pucL gene encoding urate oxidase codes for MAVKLKSQTYGKHSVRVSKVRRPRQAAPNEELHEFVEASVNIELEGDFEAAYTEADNRSVIATDTCKNTVYAIAKNHPLDSLESFGVAIGEHFLETYPQVSRCRISLSGRIWQRLLDSPHCFSGCDNLKPTAEVVLRRDAQPTVSAGFEHLMIAKTTESGFTDFQEGGFRTLADTEDRILASEVSASWRYAGSSLDYTECRGKVLAALLNRFTDHYSRSVQETLYKMAEAALDVCGEATEITLTMPNKHHLLVDLSPFDLENENEVFCVTDEPFGYISATIERG; via the coding sequence ATGGCTGTCAAGTTGAAGAGTCAAACCTACGGAAAACACAGTGTTCGCGTCAGCAAGGTACGTCGTCCTCGCCAAGCGGCACCCAACGAAGAGCTTCATGAATTCGTTGAGGCTTCTGTGAACATCGAACTCGAAGGCGACTTTGAAGCGGCATATACTGAGGCCGATAATCGCTCAGTCATAGCGACCGACACCTGTAAGAATACCGTCTACGCGATTGCGAAAAATCATCCGCTCGACTCACTGGAGTCGTTCGGAGTGGCAATCGGAGAGCACTTTCTGGAGACTTATCCACAAGTCAGCCGTTGTCGCATCAGTCTATCCGGTCGAATTTGGCAGCGGTTGCTTGATTCGCCACACTGTTTCTCCGGGTGCGACAACCTCAAACCGACAGCGGAAGTTGTGTTGCGGCGAGATGCTCAGCCGACGGTGAGTGCTGGATTCGAGCATCTCATGATCGCAAAAACTACTGAGAGTGGGTTTACCGATTTTCAAGAAGGCGGATTCCGAACGCTTGCCGATACGGAGGATCGCATCCTGGCGAGCGAAGTTTCTGCTTCGTGGCGCTACGCTGGATCCTCACTCGACTACACTGAATGCCGCGGGAAAGTCCTCGCTGCGCTGTTGAACCGCTTCACGGATCATTACAGCCGTAGCGTGCAGGAAACGCTCTACAAAATGGCAGAAGCCGCGTTGGACGTCTGTGGTGAAGCGACAGAGATTACTCTCACGATGCCGAATAAGCATCATCTGTTGGTCGATCTTTCTCCGTTTGATTTAGAGAATGAGAACGAGGTGTTCTGCGTGACGGACGAACCTTTCGGGTACATCTCGGCGACAATCGAACGAGGGTAG